Genomic window (Pyrus communis chromosome 13, drPyrComm1.1, whole genome shotgun sequence):
TCAAACCCCTTCTGGAACTTTTCGGGTCGGTAAACAAGGCACCAGAACCTCCAAACACTAAACCTACAAAACTGCAAGTTTGACATTAACTCTTGTGTGCGCCTGTAATATTTCAGGGCTGAAGAAGTTGCAATGGAAGATACTGAGACCTTTGCTTTCCAAGTGGAGATCAACCAGCTGCTGAGTCTGATCATCAACACGTTTTACAGCAACAAGGAGATCTTCCTCCGAGAGCTCATCAGCAACGCCTCGGATGCTCTGGACAAGATCCAGTTCGAGAGCTTGACTGACAAGAGCAAGCTCGATTCTCAGCCGGAGCTCGTCATTCGGATTGTCCCTGACAAGGCCAACAGGACCCTCTCCATCATCGACACTAGTGTTGGCATGACCAAATCAGGTACAAATATATATTACACATATTCTAATCAATCAAACATTAGCAGAGTCGCCAAATTGATTTACCAAATGACGTGTCAGTATATGCGTTGTAGTTATACTACACATCCAAACTATGTACTTAATGATGTGCGCatgttgccacttagtactacggtttaatgGTATTCTTCtctcatttgtaagtgagatgtcttaagttcgattttaGTCAAAGGTTACGAGCttcttatatttaatttattacCCAAAGTTGTCTAATTTGAAACTagcagagttttttttttttttttttacttaaattaGCCTACCTcgaacagaaaaagaaaattagtccATTACTATAAACTTTTCTAGCTCCGCCTTTGAATATAATGACGTGTCTGTATTCATGTAACTTTGAACAATAAAATTTGGGAGactaaataatttattttgaaatgattgatgggttttttttttttttttttttccttgggcTTAATTTGTGAAAGATTTGGTGAACAATTTGGGGACAATCGCAAAGTCTGGGACAAAGGAGTTTGGAGGCATTGCAGGCAGGGGTAGATGTGAGCATGATTGGGCAGTTTGGTGTGGGATTCTACTCTGCTTACTTGGTGTCTGAGAGGGTCGTTGTCACAACAAAGCACAATGACGATGACCAGTATGTCTGGGAGTCTCATGCCGGAGGCTCTTTCACTATCAGAAGGGATGTCAAGGGGCCTCGGTAGAGGGACAAAAGTCACTCTCTTCCTCAAGGAAGACCAGTTGGATTTCTTGGAAGAGTGGAAGTTAAAGGAGCTTGTGAAGAAGCAGTCCGAGTTCATAAGCTATCCTATTTACTTGTGGACTGAAAAAACTGTCGAGAAAGAGATTAGTGATCATGAGAGTGAGGACGGAGAGGGAGCGGAGAAGGAAGAGGAGGGCAAAGTCGAGGAGGTGGACGAGGACAAGGACAAAGAAGGGAAGTCCAAGAAGAAGGTTAAGGAGGTGAGGCATGGGTGGGAGCTGATCAATAAGCAGAAGCCGATTTGGCTGAGGAAGCCCAAGGAGGTTTCGAAGGAGGAATATTGTTCCTTCTACAAGAGTCTCACTAATGATTGGGAGGACCCTCTTGCTTGGAAGCACTTTTCTGTTGAAGGGCAGCTCGAATTCACCGCCATTATATTTGTTCCAAAACGAGCTCCATTTGATCTTTTCGaacaaggaagaagatgagcaACATCAAGCCCTATGTGAGGAGGGTGTTTATCATGGACAACTGTGAGGAGCTCATGCCCGAGTACCTCGGATTTGTGAAGGGTGTTGTGGATTCTGACGATCTGCCACTTAACATTTCTCGAGAAATGCTGCAGCAGAACAAGATTCTCAAGGTTATTAGGAAGAATCTGGTCAAGAAGTGCATTGAGCTGTTCAACGAGATTGCTGAGAATAAAGAGGATTATATGAAGTTTTACAAGGGTTTCTCTAATAATATCAAGTTGGGAATCCATGAGGACAGCCAGAACAGGCGTAAGTTGGCTGATTTGCTCAGGCACCACTCCACGAAGAGCGGTGATGAGATGACAAGCTTGAAGGATTATGTTACAAGGATGAAGGAGGGCCAAAAGCACATTTACTACATCACCGGTAAGAGTAGGAAGGCAGTGGAGAACTCACCCTTCTTGGAAAGGCTCAAGCGGAAGGGGTATGAAGTGATCTTTATGGTTGATGCCATTGACGAATATGTTGTTGGGCAGTTGAAAGAGTACGATGGGAAGAAGCTTGTGTCCACAACCAAGGAAAGGCTTAAGCTCGAGGACGAATCAGAGGAAGATAAGCAgaaaaaggaggaggagaaacAGTCGTTCGAGAACCTGTGCAAGATGATCAAGAACATTCTTGGGGAGAGAGTAGAGCAGATGGTGGTGTCTGACCGAATTGTGGACTCGCCTTGCTGCTTGGTGACCAGAGAATACAGGTGGACAGCCAACATGGAAAGGATCATGAGGGCTCAGGCTTTGAGGGACAACGTCATGAGCGGTTACATGGCCAGCAAGAAGATTATGGAGATTAACCCTGACCAAGGCATAGTGGAGGAGCTAAGGAAGAGGGCTGACGCTGATCAGAGCGACAAGTCAGTGAGGGACCTTGTGCTGCTGCTCTATGACACTGCTCTTCAGACTTATGGTTTCAGCCTTGATGATCCCAACAGCTTTGCCGGGACAGGATGCTGAAATTGGGTATGAGCATGGACGAGGATGACACCGAGCTAGTCGATGACATTGACGTGCCTCCGGCGGAGGAGAATAAGATTGAGGAGAGTCAGATGGAGGAGGTCGACTGAGCTTTCATTAATAATCTGAAGCCTACGTGTAGATATCGAATGTTACTAGTGTGTTTTTGTTCATGTTTCCTGTAGAGCACGTCTTAAGATCTTTTAGGATCTGTCTAATGTTGGTAACCTTCTGTTTAAATGTTAatgatctttctttttctcgaGTCGGAGTCATTCCTGTTGCTTTTCTGTGTAAATCGAACTGCAAACCTCCAACCAAGTCTCCAACCAACTGAAGACCGAATACTGTTAAACCTAACCAACTAATCAAAATACTCAGTAAATTGTAGCTattgtccctcaactttaatcaaattggagcaatgatctgccaactaaaaatctattaccattggtccctcagctcatcaaaatgtgtagctatggttttttttgtcaacttcgtcagaattttgtcaaaataagttatgttggaaggaccattgcaacaattagggtttttcaactcatcaaaatgtgtagctatggttcTTTCCGTCAACTTCGTTAGAAATTTGTCAAAATGtgttatgttggaaggatcattgctacaacagagttaaagttgagagaccattgctctaatcgtattaaagttgagggaccaatggtaatagatttttagttgagataCTACAGCTGcccattttgatgagttgagagatcaatggtaatgaatttaatgttgaaggatcattgcttactgagttaaagttaatagatcattactacaatttactcctCAAGTAACAAAATATGGAGCTCGTTAAGTGCATTTAAAATTGactaaaaacacttttgatTAGTTGCTTTTGGAACTAAGAATGTAAGCGAATCCTGAAAGCACATGAATGGTACTTTTTACAggaaacactttaagtgtttttaaaaccTAAAAACAATTTTACCTAAAACActttcagtaattttaaaagcacttccaaacaaaaCCATATTCTCTAAGTAAAAATCAACCAATCGATACATGACGCCCTCGCTAAACCAACTAATCAAAGTATATTCTGCTCCGACCATTTGGGGTCCAAACTCTACAGGTGTATAAACCAAGGACTTCACAGACCTTCGGAAACTCTGATCTATAACTCATGTTTGAAGCAAATAATTATAAGTCATTCATAGAGAAACTGATCCAAGATTTATATAGATAGGTGAGCAAAAGAAACAATTTTGCAGAGTGCGATTCAATGACCAAGAAGAACAAAGTAAACATCTAATACAATCCCGCGACTATTTCAAATGTAACCGATTTAACAAAAACTGCTACAATCTCCTAATATAGAATGTCATCTTGTTCTCAAAATCCACCCTCAGGAAACCGAGCACTGATCAAGTGACAGCTCCCTTAAGAAAGGTTAGAGCCGCTAGCCGGGCCTGCACCGAAACCACCAGCTCCACGACCGAAGCCAGGCCTTCCACCAGGACCCTGCAATTCAGAAGCAATAAGCAAAGATAAGTTTTAAAGGTTTTCATACGATGCTCTGCAATATCGACCAAGCCATGGCAAATAATAAGAAAGGAAGATAAACGGGGCTATTTCTACACCATGACTAAACAGCAAAACTGAAGAAATAATTCTAAGTTCACAACGAGTACTATTGCAGCCAATTTGATGAGTCAAATTTCAAGCAAGCAAATGGATCGTATTCCTAAAGTGAGTAAATCATCTGATCATGAAACACAAATGGGCAGTTTAAATGTAAATTTATTGAGGTATCAGTAAAAAATATAGATAGTAAACAATTCAAAACTTTAAAGAATAGCAAACTCCGTGGCCATTGAAAGGCAATTACTCTACAGCCTTGTAAACAGTAAAACATGAGACAAATTATTTGGCAACAAAAAAGTTACCCCGAAAGCAGGCTTGTAATCAGCAGGAGCTCCACCCTTATCGCCAAAGTCACCCCCAGGCGCACGGGGTCCTCCACGGTACCCATCCCTGTCACCACCGAATCTACGCTCTCCATCAAAGCGAGATGGGCCACTGGAACAGATAATCAACAAACCCAAATTTTATTCCAAAAAATCATAGGAGTTCAACAAGTAACTACACAAAGAGTTCAAAACCATGTCGAAATATATCGGCAGAATAAAAATAACTATTGCTAATCGGACAAAGCAACTTCTACTTACATGACCAAAATTATATCTACTAACTCGCCTGTTAGTTAAAACGCAAAACAAAGATCAACCGAGTTGATAAGCATTTCAAATATCCATTATGCCCAAATTAAGTAACAATCAATTGCAGTACTCTCTGTGAACTAATTAACTATTGCAAACCTTCTGCAGCTTTTTGCAGTATTCCAAACCAAACGATTTAGTCCTAGAGTATCAAAttcaatcaatcaaacaaacTTCCTACACAAAATACTTGTATATAACAACTTATCAGCAACCTAAGAACACAACCCAATAAATTCAAATAACCATTAAGAATTAAAATGCGAACAATATACAAATCAACAGACACAATCACCAACAATGAATAGGAAACAAATGGATTACCGTGGGCGATCACCAGACGGGCCCATTGGGCGGCCAGCCGGCTTGGCCTGCTTCTTCAAAGTTGCAGGGACAATCTCAGAAGGAAGATTGAGGTAGTTCCTCAAAAACTCGATACCGTCATTGGTAAGGTACCAGTAGTAATGCATCCAAGCAAAAGTTTCTCTCACATACTCCTTCGACTTAAAGCTCTGCATCAGCTTAATCACCTGCAGGTTCGGCACATCGATATCGGGATGCTTCGCCAAGTTATAGTCCTTCTTTGCATAGCAAACTCCCTCTGCTCAAattaaattcaacaaaaaattcaaaaaaaaaaaaataaaacctaatcTTCCCATTGCAAACTCCCTCTGATCAAATTAAATtcaacaaagttaaaaaaaaaaaaatcgaaacaaAAATTAGCAACTCTaattagaaaaattaacaaaaatctaATCTTTATTGGGCACCTTGAAAGAGGTACTTGGAGATCTCGCGACGGTTCTTCTCTGAAATTATCTAcgatagaaaaataaaaagccaAAGAAACAGATCAGAGAAATAAGCAGAAAAAAATTCTCTTCTCTTATCATTTCAGTTTCTGGGGAACCAAACAGAGGATAAGAGAAAATTGGTCTGAGAAAATACCATGGGTTCGGATGAGCTGACGACGAAGAGAGGAAGAGACGGCGGCGAAGGTCTGGGGTCTCTGAAACTCTTATCGTCTGCTGTGTGGAGAAAACCCTAAAACTCTGATGCGTGCGATTTGTAGTAGGTTTTCGGGTAGCAAGATATGGGCTTTGAATGTAGTGCGCTAGTGGGCTTCGAGCTTTGCATTTGGTGATCTAGTGGGCTTTGAGGGACTTATGTTCTTGCAACTTACTCATGAGCTTGGCCCGTtacttccttttctttcttgtttggttTCTTTTTAGGATAAATTATACTTTACCACCTTAAATTTGAGATATATTCCAACATCAtataacatctttaaaatatttcacacacctcaagtactattttatttcaatataatacatccgttacattttccattcatTTATTCTTTAAAAGTTGACGTGTTTACCACATTTGTACCACgtggtcaaaaaaaaaaaaaaaaaaaaaactcatcccCCGACCACCTCCACTCCCTCCCCCAAACCACTCCTCCCTCTTCACCTTCCGGACCCACCTTCtccctctcctcctctctcttcacCTCCCTTCCCCTAGCCGAAGGAAATTTTCGCTCAAATGCCTCAttttgaaattaatcaattcaggGGAGATCcattttttcttgaaaaaatgaaaatccagTTTTCCTTTTTCCCTGTACTTTCCTATCTACCAAACAAATAATCTCACTATGAAAAAACGGCCCCACACAATAATTTCTTCCCATTTTCTTCCATGATTTCTCACTAACCAAACAGCATTTAGCATCATGAAATTCAAAAAATCACACTGTTcaacaagaaaaaggaaaccCACAATGCACCTATCGAACCCAAATTCAAAACCCACAACTTTCGAAACCAAAACATCAAAAACAAACACACCTAGATCTACAAATCGCAcagaaaccaaaaaataaaataaaaaattagacaacAGAGAGCAATGGGTTACCTATTGAGAACCCGAGTCGGATCCAACGCAAGAGAACGACGGAACACGACCACCCTTTGTTCCTCTCTCCCTCTAAAGTATGAACCACCAGCACCACCACTAGAAGAGGTTTCAGCGTTGAGGGTCAAGTGGTGCAGGGAGGAGTGGTCTGGGGGCTACAATGGTGATGGGGAAGGGCTGTGGTGGTGATGGGGAAGGGGGTGGAGGTGGTCAGGGaatgggtttctgggttttctggcttttttttagggtaataaaaattatttttttgtcatgCGTATAAATTCGGCAGCCACGTGGCATAAATATGGTAACCACATCAGCTTTTAACTGattaatggatgaaaaatgtaacggatgtattatattgaaataaaatagtactggagatatgaaagtgaaatgttttgaagatgttgtatgaggttgcaatagatctcaaacatgaggtggtaaagtgtaatttacccttctttttaaaaaaaatagcaaaattaaattcctattctccgtttattttcattttttttttcccattgaaAATttgacttcttcttttttatattaGTATATGCCTACATACTTTCTGTGcgaacattttttatttttgtttttaaaatagaaATGAGACGGTGAAGGAGCGTGGGAGTGGAGAGAGAGGCttttgtttattgtttattatttttaatattagataTATGTTAAAGTCATTTGTATGTGagacttaaattaaaaaaagtgcTACTACACTCacattattaaattttgaatgacTAATTTATCCTcacataaaatgacatataaggACAGTAAAAAAGGAAGCATCGTTCCCTTGTCCCTAGCAATTTAGCACACCCGTCGCATCCTTGTTTTATTGTCTCCTCCAACCTCTTTTAGTCTTTTTCAAAACTCCAACCTCCAGAATGGACAACACGATTAAGCATGCTATTGTGATCAAGGTTATGTGATGGATTGGATCTCGTGGACAGATGACACAAGTGAGGCTCATGTTTTTGTTACCTTCGGTGAAtggtgaggagagagaggaatGGGATGAGGCATTTGGAGGGAAGGCAATTATTTCGGATTGAGATGCCACTGCCATTGCCACTACCAAACCCATTAGCCAGGCACCAACAAAGCATGCAAATTGCAATGGAGGTCAAGAGTGTGTATGGTTGTATCAAGTGAGATTGgcattttcctttctattttgTTCAAAATTGTTAAACAATAGTCCCATGTTGATTAGAAGTATATTGTAATCTGTCAAAGGATGTGATAATTGTAATCTTGTGTATTCGATATAGATGGGAACTCAGTATCCCAGTAGGACTCTTGTAACTCAAACTAATTATTTATACCGACGTAAGCAACAATGAAAGCCAACGCTTCCATCATATTTGGAAATATTATTCAAAGAATTGAAAATATAATGGAGAACATGTTACAGGAGAAGGAAATCAAGCATTGATATTATAGGACCTGGACTTTAAGTGGCCAATATTGATCGGAATAAAAGGCCAATGAGCAAGGTGTTGAGGGGAAGGGTGCTTTGGGAATAACGCGGGgtgggggggggtgggggtgggaaAATGATATAGatttcatttttactttttatggtGGGTGGAAATATAAGGTGTGTGACAAGATAGGACAATTGGGTGGATTTATCAACACtcaataaaaaacattaaaatttagttttatgaaattacattactgtctataattttttgttgtgatagaaggctaaatagtcttttcaccctcttttggttgacaaagagaatTTTGATTTTCAGATACAGGGAGGGGAGATATCCAACAATTTACAATATTATCACAAAACTAACAACTATGgtaaaattttacaattttttgtgCATTAGGAACATAAGGTGGTATATCaagtattataatataagtgaCAATGTGGTTTAATATGTCTTTGAGGGCATATTTTTCAATATCCCCGCACTAATATTGTGACATGTGGTGTATCGACTTATGTTCTaatacattgaaaaaaaatgtttacaaCGCTAGTAAAAAAATTCACATATATATGTTTGAATTTACGGTTTTgatacattgaaaaaaaaaaagtttattaacatgtttatttcttattggtgatatatcatttaattttaaaattttagtatcACTAGCATTACCCTTTAAGAAAAAATGAAGTAATAAATGCGCAAATAAGGAGGCCTTCTCTAGTTCATCTTTGTTTCTCTTATTGTAGCAAATCAAAGACCCAGAAATCTCAGATGAGTTGGGAATCTCTTTCTTAGTTCAACCATTTGAATAAAGGTTAATTTCCTTGGACCGATCCTTTACTTGGGAGTTGTTTTGTGGAATGTAGCAGTCAAGCTTGTGTTATTTAATTAGGTTTTGCCATTCCATCTTTACACACCATCAACCGAAGGCCCCGTTCAGAAAGAgtggtttttggggttttggggggggggggggggggggtggtgggtgGTGGTCCGTGAACCAATTTGAGCACATATTTGTGTGTGTTTTAGAAGTCATAACAAAACTAATACCATCATAATAAAACTAAGAAAACAGGAAATGAAGAACAGCTAGAGAATCGAAGAAGAATGGAAGCAATGAATTGAGAGAGAGGGTTTGTATTTCTGAAGAAAATGATACACTTGAATCAATCAATCTTACACCAGCATATGAGCTTATATA
Coding sequences:
- the LOC137712797 gene encoding small ribosomal subunit protein eS10z-like, with amino-acid sequence MIISEKNRREISKYLFQEGVCYAKKDYNLAKHPDIDVPNLQVIKLMQSFKSKEYVRETFAWMHYYWYLTNDGIEFLRNYLNLPSEIVPATLKKQAKPAGRPMGPSGDRPRGPSRFDGERRFGGDRDGYRGGPRAPGGDFGDKGGAPADYKPAFGGPGGRPGFGRGAGGFGAGPASGSNLS